The nucleotide window CACCGGCCGGTCGAAAGCGTTGACGCCGCGGACGTCGCGATTCTCAACACCTGTACGGTCGTCGAGACCACCGAAGACCGGATGCTCCGGCGCGCGCAGGCGCTGGACGACGCGACCAGCGAGTTGGTCGTGACTGGCTGTATGGCGCTCGCCCAGGGCGAGGCGTTCGACGAGTCCGGCATCACCGCCGAGATCCTCCACTGGGACGAGGTCGCCCAGCAGATTCGCAACGGCGAGTGCCCGACACCGCCGACGGAGCCGACGCCACTCCAGAACGGCGTCGTGGGCATTCTCCCGATCGCGCGGGGCTGTCTCTCCGATTGTTCGTACTGTATCACCAAACACGCCACCGGGACGATCGACTCCCCGCCGATCGACGAGAACGTCGCGCGCGCGAAGCGCCTGCTCGACGCGGGGGCCCGCGAGATCCGCATCACGGGCCAGGACACCGCGGTGTACGGCCGCGATCACGGCGAGTGGTGGCTCCCCGACCTCCTCGATCGGATCTGTGCCCTCGACGGCGAGTTTCGGGTGCGCGTCGGGATGGCGAATCCGAAAGGCGTCCACCCGATCGCAGACGAACTTGCGAGCGTGTTCGCCCGGAACGAGGAACTGTACAACTTCCTCCACGCGCCCATCCAGAGCGGCAGCGACGCCGTCCTGGAGGACATGCGC belongs to Halococcoides cellulosivorans and includes:
- a CDS encoding tRNA (N(6)-L-threonylcarbamoyladenosine(37)-C(2))-methylthiotransferase yields the protein MARYYVETYGCTSNRGESQAIERELREAGHRPVESVDAADVAILNTCTVVETTEDRMLRRAQALDDATSELVVTGCMALAQGEAFDESGITAEILHWDEVAQQIRNGECPTPPTEPTPLQNGVVGILPIARGCLSDCSYCITKHATGTIDSPPIDENVARAKRLLDAGAREIRITGQDTAVYGRDHGEWWLPDLLDRICALDGEFRVRVGMANPKGVHPIADELASVFARNEELYNFLHAPIQSGSDAVLEDMRRRHRSGDVADIVDTFDRHLDEWTFATDVIAGFPTETPADHRETVAALREHRPEKINVTRFSKRPNTDAAAMDGLGGQTKKDRSKELTDVKMSIVGAAHEAMVGTEREVLFVEDGTDESLVGYDRTHRQIAVPSAQELGYSVGDRARIEVYDHQRVYALGDPV